In Toxotes jaculatrix isolate fToxJac2 chromosome 20, fToxJac2.pri, whole genome shotgun sequence, the following proteins share a genomic window:
- the LOC121200305 gene encoding rho GTPase-activating protein 21-like isoform X1, with product MLAQRNGLPPGCKPVQLKDHPDLRDVDVNAEGCCSLSPSPSSGGCPWARLAGVDGCLSEPYCLWFQLLARAYWGEVELGLTSPNRSVSWARLREASRKNCVRSRAKQKDGCDQSEVSATTSPGAEEEPFSWPGPKTLHLRRTSQGFGFTLRHFIVYPPESAVHNSLKDEENGSRGRQRNRLEPMDTIFVKQVKEGGPAHGAGLCTGDRIVKVNGESIIGKTYSQVIALIQNSDASLELCVMPKDEDILQLAYSQDAYLKGNEAYSGNAQNIPEPPPICYPRIEVKAVGMAQSPEPAAVSETPRGPAQGPGRRGGTTEKSYRVEIPVLPSLPPQQTSKSQTVVCVCNENVRTVAMSPDPVDRGSRVARAGPSHRTEENRYGAPVDSGSARPRPLIPSPPGGAQLQYPSSRPIETPVYSPSSSSRPGGIYSDPSSPPVRAPLTAASLDTFSTAISPNANHYSPSPTAPSTSPHQNIDWRNYTTYKDYIDAKRLHTYGCRTIQERLDSLRAAASSSSVYTQRTPPPPSTGQRGALGSQVRQRSTSNDRGVDASSKGTAATTPLRSASQERLGGGTERTVPTRNWPRSASQDALPFSTPTGVTKPRARSCDYLGQQPADSGVDRAEFEDRLLLCRQEEARASRQRVSQRVLPHLNRSLTGQEDEGQGSGLSNSPLAAPVFTKGTMDSVLPSRTDGLIMRPSRLPVKNSISDPSPALSSSKTTDPLKDQRAAIMGNHLGYTSPLHLQLRGRADSLKMESRSEAGLAARSSSCSGPSSKLPMQRQLQSGVVPTSSGTSTTNGAVTQKPKVRETCSSSSTPVRTNGGLAEGVEGPDATVVVLRRDKNAGPPHIRPPSYVQAVNDNQGGVTHKSPPLVKAGSADGAMFWTSNDSCREVHLRRLGDTRQKSGSNNLDDSLDSIPFIDEPSSPSIDQDSTHIPASAVISGAPIITTIPPSPTSLFPPFQRQLSHDQDSLRLTIIESDSGTKSERSKSYDEGLDNYREESRGRSLIPGLKGLRKAVDRSSEDSGSRRDSSSDVFCDATKEGLLHFKQLNTDKGKRVGGGMRPWKQMYAVLRGNYLCLYKDKKEGQAHANCQAVDEPLPISIKACLIDISYSDTKRKNVLRLTTSDCEYLFQAEDREDMLAWIRVIQENSNLDEENAVFTSHDLISRKIKEYNTLMSPTGSKTEPSPKPSRQSLSIRQTLLGGKGETKATSPHSPKPEQERKNMHKDDTSPPKDKGTWRKGIPGLMRKPFEKKPSPGVTFGVRLDDCPPAQTNKFVPLIVEVCCKLVEERGLEYTGIYRVPGNNAAISNMQEELNNKGMNDIDIQDDKWRDLNVISSLLKSFFRKLPEPLFTNDKYTDFIEANRIEDPVERLKVLKRLLHELPDHHYETLKFLSAHLKTVAQNSEKNKMEPRNLAIVFGPTLVRTTEDNMTHMVTHMPDQYKIVETLIQNYDWFFTEDGNGDPVTVSQEESAVESQPVPNIDHLLTNIGRTGTSQGEVSDSPTSDSAKSKGSWGSGKDQCSRELLVSSIFAAASRKRKKSKEKPQPSSSDDDLDAVFPKKEIPGQKPNHHDLLMEAQCEADPSPNSKPNAKQQVRAEERKENGRTAELTPKAKREHRNSLFLKEKTPSRNSSPSPSPSPNISYQSAPQGKSSLSDPPSQLDENTSDLGTMSSGASVPRSRPKKWVAGVSSDLPAGTCIGLGAGAGASAGAEVSSITSDYSTTSSITFLTGAESSALSPELQGGEEADDERSELISEGRPMETDSESDFPVFAPGGGSSQSTPCPEQSQVKTEARGGGAAEGGTTPKLEARRLFPSHRMIECDTLSRRWSLRQKTDSESSVEGAAGSGERTEGRAESSTRLSRVLEVMKKGRSTSSLSSSSRSESERPEPAWHLKITERLKFRLRTSADDMFTQKNRTPEARSKKKNIRRRHTMGGQRDFAELAVINDWREQGGVDQAAELPAQDRLKPRCSSEDFSIRNWIAKERCRGSESSAEVAPKAVPEDDHAEAQDVAPERRPPSASPGTQPLAGEHVNGSGLQGKNKASLGADAHPHKLSGAQVVRSRFYQYL from the exons GGAGACAGCGAAACCGTCTGGAGCCAATGGACACCATTTTCGTCAAGCAAGTGAAGGAGGGAGGCCCCGCCCACGGAGCTGGACTCTGCACAg GGGACCGTATTGTGAAGGTGAATGGAGAGAGCATCATTGGAAAGACCTACTCTCAAGTCATAGCCTTGATCCAGAACAG CGATGCCTCACTGGAGCTCTGTGTGATGCCAAAGGATGAGGACATTTTGCAGCTG GCGTATTCCCAGGATGCATACCTCAAAGGAAATGAGGCGTACAGCGGAAATGCCCAGAACATCCCCGAACCCCCTCCCATATGCTACCCTCGGATAGAAGTTAAGGCTGTGGGCATGGCCCAGTCACCAGAGCCTGCCGCGGTCAGCGAGACCCCCCGGGGGCCGGCTCAGGGACCAGGAAGACGAGGGGGGACCACTGAGAAGAGCTACCGGGTGGAAATCCCTGTTCTGCCTTCCCTCCCACCCCAGCAGACGTCAAAATCtcagactgtggtgtgtgtctgtaatgaGAATGTGAGGACAGTAGCCATGTCTCCTGATCCAGTTGACAGGGGGTCTCGGGTGGCTCGGGCTGGCCCCAGCCACAGGACAGAGGAAAACCGGTACGGTGCCCCAGTAGATTCAGGCTCAGCTAGACCCAGACCCCTTATTCCCTCACCACCTGGGGGTGCACAATTGCAGTACCCTTCTTCCCGTCCCATAGAAACCCCAGTCTACTCCCCTTCCTCAAGTTCTAGACCTGGTGGGATCTATTCTGACCCCTCATCCCCACCTGTACGGGCACCTCTCACTGCTGCCTCGCTGGACACGTTCTCCACTGCCATCTCACCCAATGCCAACCACTACTCACCCTCTCCCACAGCTCCTTCCACCTCACCGCACCAGAACATTGACTGGAGAAACTACACCACCTATAAGGACTACATTGACGCCAAGAGGCTGCACACGTATGGCTGTCGCACCATCCAGGAGCGCCTGGACAGTTTGCGTGCAGCTGCCAGTTCTAGTTCCGTCTACACCCAACGtacacctcctcctcctagCACCGGTCAGAGAGGGGCACTGGGCTCCCAGGTCAGACAGAGGAGCACATCCAATGACCGTGGGGTGGATGCAAGTAGCAAGGGTACTGCAGCGACAACTCCGTTACGTAGTGCCTCGCAAGAGAGGCTTGGAGGTGGAACAGAGAGGACAGTGCCCACCAGGAACTGGCCTCGTAGTGCTTCCCAGGATGCTCTGCCCTTCTCCACCCCGACAGGTGTTACCAAACCTCGGGCACGGTCTTGTGACTACCTGGGTCAGCAGCCTGCAGACTCAGGTGTTGACAGGGCAGAGTTTGAAGACAGGCTGCTGTTGTGCCGACAAGAGGAAGCCAGAGCGAGCAGGCAGAGAGTGAGCCAGAGAGTTTTACCTCATCTAAACAGGAGTCTCACTGGACAGGAGGATGAAGGGCAAGGAAGTGGATTGTCCAACTCACCTTTAGCTGCTCCAGTGTTTACTAAAGGTACAATGGATTCTGTACTACCATCTAGGACAGATGGTCTCATAATGAGACCCTCACGTCTGCCTGTCAAAAATTCCATCTCAGACCCTTCACCTGCCTTATCCTCCAGTAAAACCACAGACCCTCTTAAAGACCAAAGAGCTGCCATCATGGGTAACCATCTGGGCTACACCTCCCCTCTGCACCTGCAGCTCAGGGGCAGAGCTGACAGTCTGAAAATGGAGAGCAGGTCAGAGGCTGGGTTGGCAGCCCGGTCCTCCTCTTGCTCTGGTCCATCCTCTAAACTGCCCATGCAGAGACAACTACAAAGTGGAGTTGTCCCCACTTCCTCTGGTACCTCCACCACTAATGGAGCTGTGACCCAAAAGCCAAAGGTCAGAGAAACCTGCAGTTCCTCCAGCACACCTGTACGGACTAATGGCGGTCTTGCAGAGGGTGTAGAAGGACCTGATGCAACAGTAGTGGTCCTAAGAAGGGACAAAAACGCTGGACCCCCTCACATTCGCCCTCCGTCCTATGTACAAGCTGTTAATGACAACCAGGGGGGAGTGACTCACAAGTCGCCACCATTGGTGAAGGCAGGCTCCGCAGATGGAGCGATGTTCTGGACGTCTAATGACAGCTGTAGAGAGGTGCATCTAAGGAGACTGGGAGACACACGGCAAAAGTCTGGCTCTAATAACCTGGATGATTCCCTGGATTCAATCCCTTTTATAG ATGAACCATCTAGTCCCAGTATTGACCAGGACAGCACCCACATTCCTGCCTCTGCCGTGATATCTGGAGCACCTATTATCACCACCATCCCGCCCAGCCCCACCTCTTTATTCCCTCCATTTCAACGACAGCTGTCACATGACcaag ATTCTCTTCGTCTCACAATTATCGAGTCAGATTCTGGTACAAAATCAGAGCGGTCCAAGTCGTATGATGAAGGTCTGGATAACTACCGGGAAGAAAGCAGAGG GAGGTCGTTAATACCTGGTCTGAAAGGTCTTAGGAAG GCAGTGGACAGGTCGTCAGAAGACTCGGGGTCCAGGAGGGATTCTTCATCAGATGTCTTCTGTGACGCCACCAAGGAGGGTTTGCTGCATTTCAAGCAGCTAAACACAGACAAGGGCAAG cGTGTCGGAGGGGGTATGCGGCCGTGGAAACAGATGTACGCTGTGTTGAGAGGCAACTACCTCTGCCTgtataaagacaaaaaagaggGGCAAGCTCATGCCAACTGCCAAGCAGTAGACGAGCCCCTGCCAATCAGCATCAAAGCCTGTCTGATTGACATCTCATACAGCGACACGAAGCGTAAGAACGTGCTGCGGCTCACCACGTCGGACTGTGAGTACCTGTTCCAGGCTGAGGACCGCGAGGACATGCTGGCCTGGATCAGAGTCATACAGGAGAACAGCAACCTGGATGAGGAG aacGCGGTCTTCACCAGCCATGACCTCATCAGCAGGAAGATCAAGGAGTACAACACCTTGATGAG CCCGACAGGCAGCAAGACAGAGCCGTCGCCCAAACCTTCTCGCCAGTCGCTGagcatcagacagacactgcTGGGAGGCAAAGGAGAGACCAAAGCAACAAGTCCACACTCACCCAAACctgagcaggagaggaagaacatGCACAAAG ATGACACCAGCCCTCCCAAGGATAAAGGGACATGGAGGAAGGGCATCCCAGGGCTGATGAGGAAACCTTTCGAGAAGAAGCCGTCTCCTGGGGTCACCTTTGGAGTGAGACTGGACGACTGTCCTCCTGCACAGACCAACAAG TTTGTGCCGCTGATTGTGGAGGTCTGTTGTAagctggtggaggagagggggctGGAGTACACGGGCATCTACAGAGTCCCTGGAAACAACGCTGCCATCTCCAACATGCAGGAGGAGCTCAACAACAAGGGCATGAATGATATCGATATCCAGGACGAT AAATGGAGGGACCTCAATGTGATCAGCAGTTTACTCAAGTCCTTCTTCCGTAAACTTCCAGAGCCATTATTCACTAATG ATAAATACACAGACTTTATAGAGGCCAACAGAATAGAGGATCCAGTGGAGAGACTCAAAGTGCTCAAGAGGCTG CTGCATGAGTTGCCAGATCATCACTATGAGACCCTCAAGTTTCTCTCAGCTCATCTAAAAACTGTGGCTCAAAACTCAGAGAAGAATAAG ATGGAGCCTAGGAACCTGGCCATCGTGTTTGGTCCCACTCTGGTGCGCACCACCGAGGACAACATGACTCACATGGTTACACACATGCCAGACCAGTACAAGATTGTGGAGACCCTCATTCAAAAT TATGACTGGTTTTTCACTGAAGATGGAAATGGAGATCCAGTG ACTGTGTCCCAGGAGGAGAGCGCGGTGGAGTCTCAGCCTGTCCCCAACATCGACCACCTCCTCACCAACATAGGCCGTACAGGCACATCGCAGGGCGAAGTATCAG ATTCACCGACAAGTGACTCAGCTAAATcaaag GGTTCCTGGGGCTCAGGGAAGGACCAGTGCAGCCGAGAGCTCCTGGTCTCCTCCATCTTTGCTGCAGCCAGCCGCAAAAGAAAGAAGTCAAAGGAGAAGCCGCAGCCTAGCAGCTCAGATGATGATCTGGATGCTGTGTTCCCCAAGAAGGAAATTCCTGGCCAGAAGCCGAACCACCACGACCTCCTGATGGAGGCACAGTGTGAGGCTGATCCTAGCCCCAACTCAAAACCCAATGCAAAGCAACAAGTAcgggcagaggagaggaaggagaacgGAAGAACTGCAGAGCTGACACCTAAAGCCAAGAGAGAGCACAGAAACTCCTTATTTCTGAAGGAGAAGACTCCATCCAGGAACTCGTCACCTTCCCCCTCCCCATCCCCAAATATCAGCTACCAATCAGCTCCTCAAGGGAAGTCCTCGCTGTCGGATCCCCCATCTCAGCTGGATGAAAACACGTCAGACCTCGGGACCATGAGCTCTGGAGCATCAGTGCCACGGTCAAGACCGAAAAAGTGGGTAGCTGGAGTGTCCTCTGACCTGCCTGCAGGAACATGTATTGGATTGGGAGCAGGTGCAGGGGCCTCTGCCGGTGCAGAAGTGAGCTCCATAACCTCAGACTACTCCACCACTTCTTCCATCACGTTCTTGACCGGAGCAGAGTCCAGCGCACTCAGTCCAGAGCTGCAGGGTGGGGAGGAGGCAGATGACGAACGCAGTGAGCTCATTAGCGAGGGACGACCCATGGAGACGGACAGTGAAAGTGACTTCCCGGTTTTTGCCCCAGGCGGTGGCAGCAGCCAGTCCACACCCTGCCCAGAGCAGAGTCAAGTAAAGACTGAAGCAAGAGGTGGTGGTGCAGCTGAGGGGGGCACCACACCAAAACTGGAAGCACGGCGCCTTTTCCCATCACACAGGATGATTGAGTGTGACACCCTCTCCAGAAGGTGGTCCctaagacagaaaacagacagtgaaTCGTCAGTGGAGGGTGCAGCTGGGAGCGGGGAGCGCACTGAAGGCAGGGCGGAGTCTTCCACACGGCTGTCTCGAGTCCTGGAGGTGATGAAGAAAGGACGATCCACAAGCAGCCTCAGCTCTTCTTCACGCAGTGAGTCGGAGCGTCCTGAACCAGCCTGGCACCTTAAGATCACAGAGCGGCTGAAGTTCAGGTTACGAACTTCTGCTGATGACATGTTCACCCAGAAGAACCGAACACCAGAAGCTCGCAGTAAGAAGAAGAACATCCGGCGGAGGCACACCATGGGCGGGCAGCGAGACTTCGCAGAGCTGGCGGTCATCAACGACTGGAGGGAGCAGGGTGGAGTTGACCAGGCAGCTGAACTGCCAGCTCAGGACCGCCTCAAGCCCAGATGCTCTTCTGAGGACTTCTCCATCCGCAACTGGATTGCCAAAGAGCGGTGCAGAGGCTCTGAATCGAGTGCAGAGGTTGCACCAAAAGCCGTCCCTGAGGATGATCATGCAGAAGCTCAGGATGTTGCTCCTGAAAGACGTCCACCCTCCGCGTCCCCAGGCACACAGCCGCTAGCAGGAGAGCACGTTAACGGTAGTGGGCTGCAGGGCAAAAACAAAGCCTCCCTCGGGGCAGATGCTCACCCACACAAACTCTCTGGAGCACAAGTTGTCCGCTCACGGTTCTACCAGTATCTGTGA